A single window of Syntrophus aciditrophicus SB DNA harbors:
- the rplS gene encoding 50S ribosomal protein L19, with protein sequence MNVITMLEREQMRGDIPDFRPGDTVRVHIRIIEGQKQRIQAFEGIVIRKKGGLSQASFTVRKISYGIGVEKTFPIHSPSIDRIDVVTRGRVRRARLYYLRGLQGKKARIKELRKV encoded by the coding sequence ATGAATGTGATAACCATGCTGGAGCGAGAACAGATGCGCGGGGATATCCCCGATTTCAGGCCGGGGGACACGGTACGCGTTCATATCCGCATCATTGAAGGTCAGAAGCAGAGAATCCAGGCTTTTGAAGGGATTGTCATTCGCAAAAAAGGAGGTCTCTCGCAGGCAAGTTTTACGGTAAGAAAGATCTCCTATGGAATTGGTGTTGAGAAGACTTTTCCGATCCATTCACCGTCCATTGATCGAATCGATGTGGTGACCCGGGGGCGCGTGCGGAGAGCCCGTCTTTATTATCTGAGAGGTCTGCAGGGCAAGAAGGCGCGAATTAAGGAACTCAGAAAGGTCTGA
- a CDS encoding response regulator, translating to MAITVILADDHKIIRDGLRTLIESQQGMQVIAEAENGRETIKLAKELQPNVVIMDISMPDLNGIDATREIVNSIPGVKVIALSMHSDRRFVSGMLSAGASGYLLKDCAFEELAKAIRTVVTNHTYLSPMISDIVVKSYINKSPETTTENAPSLTAREREMLQLMAEGMTAKEIAAHLFVSVKTVETHRRNIAQKLNINRAAELIKYAIREGLVTL from the coding sequence ATGGCTATTACCGTCATACTCGCCGACGATCATAAAATCATTCGTGATGGGCTGCGAACACTAATTGAATCACAACAAGGCATGCAGGTCATCGCTGAAGCGGAAAATGGCAGGGAAACCATCAAACTGGCAAAAGAACTTCAACCCAACGTAGTGATCATGGATATCTCCATGCCCGATTTGAACGGTATCGACGCAACCCGGGAAATTGTCAACAGCATTCCGGGGGTAAAGGTTATCGCGCTTTCCATGCATTCCGACCGGCGGTTCGTATCGGGAATGCTTTCCGCCGGGGCTTCCGGGTATCTCTTGAAAGACTGCGCTTTTGAAGAACTCGCCAAGGCCATTCGAACCGTCGTGACTAATCATACCTATCTGAGTCCCATGATCTCCGATATCGTCGTGAAAAGCTATATCAACAAATCCCCGGAGACAACGACGGAAAACGCTCCCTCTCTGACCGCCCGGGAGCGGGAAATGCTGCAGCTTATGGCTGAAGGAATGACAGCCAAGGAAATTGCGGCTCATCTTTTTGTCAGCGTCAAGACGGTAGAGACACACCGACGGAATATCGCCCAAAAATTGAATATCAACCGGGCGGCCGAGTTGATCAAATATGCGATCAGGGAAGGTCTGGTTACACTGTAA
- a CDS encoding ABC transporter permease, with protein MKPFTTEVITSRLWKVWYRNLVVYRQNWKVNFIPPLLEPLFYLLAFGIGLSSLVGSISYGNQQITYVQFIAPALLAINIMNNAFFENTYSSYVRMYYQKTFDAMMATPLTLEEIITGEIFWGATRSVMATAIMLFVVSFFGVLHYPHALLIIPLGFLGGIAFGSLGMLFTSKVKNIDLFNIPIFLIITPMYLFSGTFFPLENLPLWARYLAQTLPLTHLVNLVRSLGLGHYDASLLWGLLYLIIFCLILFPVSVVSMHKRLIK; from the coding sequence ATGAAACCCTTCACCACAGAAGTCATAACCTCCCGCTTATGGAAAGTCTGGTACAGGAATCTGGTGGTTTACCGTCAGAACTGGAAAGTGAATTTTATTCCTCCGTTACTGGAACCGCTTTTTTATCTCCTCGCCTTCGGAATCGGCCTCAGCAGTCTGGTCGGCAGCATTTCTTACGGCAATCAGCAGATTACATACGTCCAGTTCATCGCTCCCGCACTTCTTGCCATTAATATCATGAATAACGCCTTCTTTGAAAATACTTACAGCTCCTACGTCAGAATGTATTACCAGAAAACGTTTGACGCCATGATGGCGACCCCTTTGACCCTCGAAGAAATCATCACGGGTGAGATCTTCTGGGGAGCCACAAGATCGGTGATGGCGACCGCCATCATGCTGTTTGTCGTCAGCTTTTTCGGCGTTCTCCACTACCCCCACGCCCTGTTGATTATCCCTCTCGGTTTTCTCGGCGGCATCGCCTTCGGCTCGCTGGGTATGTTATTCACAAGCAAGGTAAAAAACATCGACCTCTTCAACATACCGATTTTTTTAATTATCACCCCGATGTATCTCTTCAGCGGCACGTTTTTCCCATTGGAAAATCTCCCCCTCTGGGCTCGTTATCTGGCTCAGACTCTGCCCCTTACCCATCTTGTCAACCTGGTCCGTTCCCTGGGGCTGGGTCATTATGATGCCTCTCTTCTCTGGGGGCTCTTGTATCTGATCATTTTCTGCCTGATTCTTTTCCCGGTTTCCGTTGTTTCCATGCATAAGCGGCTCATCAAATAA
- a CDS encoding YraN family protein: MTQNLRTGKLGEQMAAAYLEEAGYRILEQNYRCRFGEIDIIARDGDTIVFVEVKSRRSDKYGLPQLAVGPDKQMRISKISLFYLQTKRLDSYNARFDVVAVSLKPEGCRIELIKDAFELAYGR; the protein is encoded by the coding sequence ATGACGCAAAACCTTCGAACCGGAAAACTGGGCGAACAGATGGCTGCGGCTTATCTGGAGGAAGCCGGTTACCGCATCCTTGAGCAGAATTATCGATGCCGTTTCGGGGAAATCGATATCATAGCCAGGGATGGGGATACGATTGTTTTTGTGGAAGTGAAAAGCAGGCGATCCGATAAGTACGGGTTGCCGCAGCTTGCCGTTGGTCCTGACAAACAGATGCGGATATCCAAAATCTCCCTTTTCTACCTTCAGACAAAACGACTTGATTCATACAATGCCCGCTTCGATGTTGTTGCCGTCAGTCTGAAGCCGGAGGGGTGTCGTATTGAATTGATTAAAGACGCCTTCGAACTGGCCTACGGACGGTAG
- a CDS encoding RNA methyltransferase: MSEETRVGDPPPYYLVLLHYPVYDKNGCVVTTAVANMDVHDIARAARTYGVQRYYIVTPLEAQVSLVEKIIAHWKNGYGAVFNPSRREAFQRVCVKTSLDDVLENVADLSGKEVRLVVTGAGLSDNVITCKSLKSMIEQNEVACIIVFGTGSGLAAEILDRADYRLSAIKGPSDYNHLSVRSAVSVILDRVWGRMDESLE, translated from the coding sequence TTGAGCGAAGAAACAAGGGTAGGGGATCCGCCTCCGTATTATCTCGTTCTCCTGCATTATCCGGTTTACGATAAGAATGGCTGTGTGGTAACAACAGCCGTCGCGAATATGGATGTTCATGATATAGCGCGGGCTGCCAGGACTTATGGCGTTCAGCGCTATTATATTGTGACCCCGCTGGAAGCGCAGGTCTCGCTGGTGGAGAAGATCATCGCGCACTGGAAAAACGGATACGGCGCTGTATTCAACCCGTCGCGGCGGGAAGCCTTTCAAAGGGTCTGCGTTAAAACGAGTCTGGATGACGTTCTGGAGAATGTTGCCGACCTGTCCGGTAAGGAAGTTCGTCTGGTGGTTACTGGCGCCGGTTTATCGGATAACGTCATCACCTGCAAGTCTCTGAAATCGATGATCGAGCAGAATGAAGTGGCCTGCATCATTGTCTTCGGTACCGGATCAGGGCTGGCAGCGGAAATCCTTGATCGTGCCGATTATCGACTTTCGGCCATCAAAGGACCTTCGGATTATAATCATCTTTCCGTCCGCTCGGCAGTATCAGTCATTCTGGACCGGGTATGGGGGAGGATGGATGAGAGTTTGGAATAA
- a CDS encoding PAS domain-containing sensor histidine kinase: MRSSQQPALNSVQDEIHPLLKKAFSENIRSREHGRKLRKNLPSDENLLNRYKVFFDSAPVGCIIINEKGYIRHINGTGAAMLNSSDINQLQGKSFFRFISREDRLMFLAHLKSCSESGTNENIEVHLRTWNRQPHIPVQIHTVFHDADPGSKPFFLSVITNISEHKQMEEALRRSEACYRHIVEDHTEMICSCLRNWKITFVNEAMCNVFGTPRDEFIGMPLVKFIDKQDRKKVKELLASLNSSNPIKTVEHRVVMPDGQSRWHRWIHRVIYNRKGLFVEYQSAGRDITEQKETQEALLKAHSELEQKVGERTAELARINETLREEIAEHKETQRKFLASHEQLRALTSDLITTEERERRLIATELHDHIGQTLAVTRIKLEMLHALASYSGFAEALEEIQGFVKQAIQETRSLMTKLSPPVFYELGLTAALEWLVQHFDEQHNLKIVYKGMSNHLSLKQDIQILLLQATRELLMNVVKHAGVEKAEVILKANRKQIQIDVIDHGSGFDVSQIGTPVDWRGGFGIFSIHERLKNLGGELQIRSKRGKGTHFTLIAPHNTRDGN; encoded by the coding sequence GTGCGCTCATCGCAGCAGCCGGCTCTGAATTCGGTACAGGATGAGATTCATCCCCTTCTGAAGAAAGCCTTTTCAGAAAATATCCGCAGCAGGGAACATGGACGGAAGCTGAGGAAAAATCTTCCTTCTGATGAAAATTTATTAAATCGTTATAAAGTATTTTTTGATTCCGCCCCCGTGGGATGCATCATCATCAACGAAAAGGGCTATATCAGGCATATCAACGGAACCGGCGCTGCCATGTTGAACAGCAGCGATATAAACCAGCTTCAGGGAAAATCTTTTTTCCGCTTTATTTCCAGGGAAGATCGCCTCATGTTTCTTGCGCATCTGAAGAGCTGCTCCGAAAGCGGAACGAATGAAAACATAGAAGTTCACCTTCGAACCTGGAATCGTCAGCCGCACATTCCCGTGCAGATTCATACCGTTTTCCATGACGCTGATCCTGGGAGCAAACCTTTTTTTCTCTCCGTCATAACCAACATCAGCGAACACAAGCAGATGGAAGAGGCCTTGAGACGCAGTGAGGCCTGTTATCGCCATATCGTGGAAGATCATACGGAAATGATCTGCAGCTGTTTACGGAACTGGAAAATCACCTTTGTCAACGAAGCCATGTGCAATGTTTTCGGGACACCCCGTGACGAATTTATCGGGATGCCACTTGTCAAGTTCATCGACAAACAGGATCGGAAAAAAGTAAAGGAACTGCTGGCTTCACTGAATTCTTCCAACCCCATAAAAACCGTGGAACACCGCGTGGTGATGCCCGATGGGCAAAGCCGCTGGCATCGCTGGATTCACAGGGTCATCTATAACCGCAAAGGGCTGTTTGTGGAATATCAATCTGCGGGCCGTGACATAACCGAGCAGAAAGAAACTCAGGAAGCGTTGCTGAAAGCTCACAGCGAACTGGAACAGAAGGTCGGTGAGCGCACAGCTGAACTGGCAAGGATTAATGAAACTCTCAGGGAAGAAATCGCGGAACACAAGGAAACACAGAGAAAATTTCTCGCCAGTCATGAACAGCTCCGGGCACTGACATCTGACTTGATTACAACCGAAGAGAGAGAACGAAGACTCATTGCCACAGAGCTTCACGACCATATCGGTCAGACATTGGCCGTTACCCGGATCAAGCTCGAGATGCTGCATGCGTTAGCGTCATACAGCGGTTTTGCCGAAGCGCTGGAGGAAATTCAAGGTTTTGTCAAGCAGGCCATCCAGGAAACCCGTTCCCTTATGACAAAATTAAGCCCTCCGGTATTTTACGAACTCGGTTTGACGGCCGCTTTGGAATGGCTGGTCCAGCACTTCGACGAACAGCATAACCTGAAGATTGTTTATAAAGGAATGAGCAATCATTTATCGCTGAAACAGGATATTCAAATTCTTCTTCTGCAGGCGACGCGGGAGCTCCTGATGAACGTCGTAAAGCATGCCGGTGTGGAAAAAGCGGAAGTTATCCTAAAAGCCAACAGGAAGCAGATTCAGATCGATGTCATCGATCATGGTTCAGGATTTGACGTATCACAAATCGGAACACCCGTAGACTGGAGAGGAGGTTTCGGTATCTTCAGCATTCATGAACGATTGAAGAATCTCGGGGGTGAACTCCAGATTCGCTCAAAACGCGGAAAGGGGACACATTTTACCCTTATCGCTCCCCATAACACCAGAGACGGCAATTAA
- a CDS encoding ribonuclease HII yields the protein MDHFEREAYEDGYRVIAGVDEAGRGPLAGPVVAAAVILPHGYSHPEITDSKKLSAGKREKLYEVIKRDALAIGVGVVESPVIDQVNILRATLRAMAEAVDDLSIRPDFLLVDGLHRIFLNISQKTIVKGDTLSVSIASASIIAKVSRDRIMEIYHRQFPQYNFLKNKGYGTREHREAIQNFGFCKIHRRSFKVKSTKPQSLQTVNLFDF from the coding sequence ATGGACCATTTTGAGCGGGAAGCATATGAGGACGGCTATCGGGTAATTGCCGGTGTTGATGAAGCCGGGAGAGGGCCGCTGGCGGGACCGGTTGTAGCTGCGGCGGTAATCCTTCCTCATGGGTATTCGCACCCGGAAATCACCGATTCCAAAAAGCTTTCAGCCGGGAAGAGAGAAAAACTGTATGAGGTGATTAAGAGAGATGCCCTTGCCATCGGTGTCGGTGTTGTGGAATCGCCTGTCATAGACCAGGTCAATATTCTGCGGGCCACTCTGAGGGCGATGGCTGAAGCGGTAGATGACCTTTCAATAAGGCCGGATTTTCTTCTCGTGGATGGACTGCACCGCATTTTCCTGAACATTTCGCAGAAGACCATTGTTAAAGGAGACACATTGAGTGTCTCCATTGCCTCTGCCTCGATCATCGCCAAAGTTTCGCGGGATCGAATCATGGAAATTTATCACCGTCAGTTTCCCCAGTACAATTTTCTTAAAAATAAAGGGTACGGCACGAGAGAACACCGTGAAGCCATCCAGAATTTCGGGTTCTGTAAAATCCACCGAAGATCATTTAAGGTAAAAAGTACGAAACCTCAATCCCTGCAGACTGTTAACCTCTTTGATTTTTAG
- a CDS encoding ABC transporter ATP-binding protein, producing MTSMDARSSSSIQPIIEAKHLRKSFGSFTAVDDISFTVPPGECFGILGPNGAGKTTAIRMLYGFSPMTGGTLRIFGLDVPKDIRSIKARIGVCQQENNLDPDLTVFQNMEIFAGYFNLPRMLSRERAESLLSFIALSNRRNDKVIELSGGMMRRLVLARALINSPDLLILDEPTTGLDPQSRHQVWQRLEELKKSGLTILLTTHYMDEASWLCDRLIIMDHGRILVEGPPAELIRTHVGHDVIEVAEPAPALLDFVAGMNLEYENLGHRLIIYGNNRDVLYHEISAHCSHEGCILRMATLEDVFLKLTGRELRE from the coding sequence ATGACGAGTATGGATGCCCGGTCTTCTTCATCGATCCAACCGATTATCGAGGCGAAACACCTGCGGAAGAGCTTCGGCTCCTTCACTGCAGTTGACGACATTTCCTTTACGGTTCCGCCCGGTGAATGTTTCGGCATTCTGGGTCCGAATGGGGCCGGTAAAACAACAGCTATCCGGATGCTTTACGGCTTCTCGCCCATGACCGGGGGTACGCTTCGGATCTTCGGGCTGGATGTGCCAAAGGATATCCGTTCGATAAAGGCCCGCATCGGCGTCTGCCAGCAGGAAAATAATCTGGACCCCGATTTGACGGTCTTCCAAAATATGGAAATCTTTGCCGGCTACTTCAACCTGCCCCGGATGCTCAGCCGTGAAAGAGCCGAGTCGCTTCTGTCTTTTATCGCCCTGAGCAATCGGCGCAACGACAAGGTCATTGAACTCTCGGGAGGAATGATGCGGCGCCTGGTTCTTGCCCGGGCATTGATCAACAGCCCTGATCTTCTGATCCTCGATGAACCCACAACCGGACTGGATCCGCAATCCCGTCACCAGGTCTGGCAGCGCCTGGAGGAACTGAAAAAGAGCGGTTTGACCATACTTCTCACCACTCATTACATGGATGAAGCCTCCTGGTTATGTGATAGGTTGATCATCATGGACCATGGCCGTATTCTTGTCGAGGGCCCTCCCGCCGAACTGATCCGGACGCATGTGGGACATGATGTGATTGAAGTGGCCGAACCGGCGCCCGCACTCCTGGATTTCGTCGCCGGGATGAATCTGGAATATGAAAACCTTGGACACCGGCTCATCATTTACGGAAACAACCGCGACGTGCTCTATCACGAAATCAGCGCACATTGCAGTCATGAAGGCTGCATATTGCGCATGGCTACACTGGAGGATGTTTTTCTGAAACTGACGGGGAGGGAACTGAGAGAATGA